One window from the genome of Methyloradius palustris encodes:
- a CDS encoding glycoside hydrolase family 19 protein has product MITADALKKAFPLCAAPDDWVKALAPAMEKYAINSPARIASFLAQTGHESSQFNRLVEGLNYKTALRLTKVWPKRFPDEASALPYVNNEEKLANLVYAKRLGNGDSSSGDGYKFRGRGIIQITGRSNYADAGKALGLDLVNQPDLLLQKSHAAMSAAWFWSSRGLNALADDRTDDNDLEDFTEITKRINGGSVGLSERLALLNLIEGQLA; this is encoded by the coding sequence ATGATTACAGCAGATGCCCTGAAAAAAGCTTTTCCACTATGCGCAGCGCCTGATGATTGGGTCAAAGCACTGGCGCCAGCCATGGAGAAATATGCCATCAATAGCCCCGCTAGAATCGCTAGCTTTTTGGCACAAACAGGGCATGAATCTAGTCAATTCAACCGCTTGGTAGAAGGTTTAAATTACAAGACAGCGTTGCGGCTCACCAAGGTCTGGCCTAAGCGTTTTCCAGATGAAGCTAGCGCGTTACCTTATGTGAATAACGAAGAAAAACTGGCGAACCTGGTCTATGCCAAACGCTTGGGTAATGGCGATAGCAGTAGTGGTGACGGCTATAAATTTCGTGGTCGCGGCATCATCCAGATCACTGGTCGCAGTAACTATGCTGACGCAGGTAAAGCGTTAGGCCTCGATTTAGTTAACCAGCCTGATTTATTGTTGCAAAAGTCACATGCCGCAATGAGCGCCGCATGGTTCTGGAGCAGTCGCGGACTCAATGCGTTGGCAGATGATCGCACTGATGACAACGATCTGGAAGACTTTACCGAAATCACCAAACGTATTAACGGCGGTAGTGTTGGGCTAAGTGAGCGCTTGGCTTTACTTAACCTAATAGAAGGTCAACTCGCTTAA